CTGAGAAACATCAATCACGCTGGAACGCAGGCTCACCGCCCAGTACCGCGGAGCCTGCTGCTTGAACACCACACCCACATCGCTGCCTTGGAGCGCACGGGCGTATTCGATGATGGATTCCACGGCAGTTTGGCTCATCCGCGCCAACGCCTCGGCAGGAATCGCGATGACGCTGACGGTCAGCCCCTTCTCGCGGAACGTCTGCATATCCGCCAGCACGGAGCCCATGATCCGCAAGTCCAGCGCGCTCATGGAATCCATGAGGTCAAGCGCGATCTGGCGGGTGTTCAGCCCGTACGTCATCAGCTCCGCGGCCAGCACGTGCATCCGCGGCGTGCCCCAGCGGAAACTGCCCGTGTCAGTGACCAAGCCTGCGTACAGGCAGTACGCGATCTCTTCGGTGAGCGCCACGCCAAGGTGCCGGAATAGCTCACGAACAAGGGTGGTGGTGGACTCCGAATCAATAATCAGATTCGTCCCGCCGAAGCCCGGATTGGTCTCGTGGTGGTCAATCACAATCACGCGCTCAGGATTCGCGGCGATCGCCTCCTGAAGCAGACCTGTGCGGTCGATCGACGCGCAATCCACCGTGACCACCAG
Above is a genomic segment from Corynebacterium sp. CNCTC7651 containing:
- a CDS encoding bifunctional oligoribonuclease/PAP phosphatase NrnA — translated: MESLFPGDEGRFAAIAETLRGAEKVSVVAHVKPDADAVGSACGLAAGLRGMGIQADVFIGQTYPHAENLRTVPGVGEITYGATLPADGLVVTVDCASIDRTGLLQEAIAANPERVIVIDHHETNPGFGGTNLIIDSESTTTLVRELFRHLGVALTEEIAYCLYAGLVTDTGSFRWGTPRMHVLAAELMTYGLNTRQIALDLMDSMSALDLRIMGSVLADMQTFREKGLTVSVIAIPAEALARMSQTAVESIIEYARALQGSDVGVVFKQQAPRYWAVSLRSSVIDVSQVAAALGGGGHIPAAGYSATGTLDMVTRELLAALPE